The DNA window AGATTTTCTCCCCCACCCTTAAATGAAACCGTCATAACAGTTCCTGTGAATTATCCAGAGCAAAAAGAGGCATGTTGACCTTTAGTAAAATAAGATTAtaaaactttaatttttttttttcacacaaacacaaggcacctctgagaaaaaaatgaaagtaagaCAGATCGCTTCCCTTTTGATATAACTGATTAGCATAATGACCCTTACTGACAAAAATGCCCCTTTATATATATTTGCcccactattttttttttttttttacattttcagatgtttgtgaTCATGTGACAAAAATTAGAGATTGAATTTTGTGTTTCATACTGTTATaacaaaaagttgaccattctTGACTTTAGTATGTTTTTCTTATCCTGAGGTGCGAATTAGGGATAGTTCAAGTTTTAGCCTAGGAAACAGTGTCTTTCCATACTGTCTGCATAGTatgtccagtgtgtgtgtgtgtgtgtgtgtgtgtgtgtgtgtgtgtgtgtgtgtgtgtgtgtgtgtgtgtgtgtgtgtgtatgtgtgtgtgtgtgtgtttgtgttcaagcGGGTGTGTATTTCAGTTGCCAAGGATTTCCTGGGCATCGTACAGTATGAGGCAAATATAGAAGAATGTAACAAGGTACTGCAAAGAGCGAAGTCTTTCTCAGTGTCTCTTTTCTCACTCGAAAACAcgtcacacacgcacgcacgcatgcacgcacgcacacacacacacacacacacacacacacacacacacacacacacacacacacacacacacacacactctctctatcAACTTCTTACCCCTCTTATAGAATGCTTTTTTTCCACCCACCACAGCTACTGGCACCAGCTCAGCCCCATTTCACAAAACCAAAAATTACCCTCAGGAAAAGACTTCAGGAGTTTAGGACGAGCTCCTTGGATACACAGATCAGCTAATTTTTCTGCAAAAGAGGTTCGGTTTAAGATTTATTGACTGCAGTCTAAACAGAATATAATACGGACAAAATCAAAGTTTAGTGAATAGCTTTGCAGCATTAGAGGAGATGAGGGGAGGAATATGCTCTGTGCTTCTCCTGATGGTTGAGGTGACCTTGCTTAATGTCCTTGGCTGTTTGGGAAAACACAAGTCTACGAATGACTGCGTTGGCACAGGGGAGGTGGAGGGCTCCACACCACCACATCTTATTTTTATCATGGTGGATGACCAGGGTTACGGAGACATTGGCTACCACGGCTCAGATATCCACACGCCTGTACTGGACCGACTGGCAGAAGATGGGGTCAAACTTGAAAATTATTACGTCCAGCCAATCTGCTCCCCCTCTCGCAGTCAACTAATGACCGGGCGGTGAGAAATGTCTTTATATATTATTGTTAGGATGTTAAACTGATTTTGTAACTGCATCTGTTCTCATAGGATTTGATTATGTATGCTTTATAGGCATTGAGCTCAAATGTTCAAATTACTGTCTTCAAAAAATACCTGTTGTAGGTAGGAATTGGGCAAAAAAAGGGGTACATTAtcttaaaatataattttattgaAGAACTATCCTGTTTTAAAACTTGATATAAAAATGTGACTGATTATGATTTTGgctaaaaaactgaaaatatctTGTAATTTTTGTTCTCTGTGtaaacagctgaagagacatGAAAGGCTGTTGTCTCACCCTTTGCAGAATATCACCTGCAATTTATCTCgctttttgaagtgtaaatccaCAGACTAAAACACTGTTCAACAAGCTTTTGGCAAAGCACCTTGTGTTATTTCAAATAGTGCTAAAAGTTTTGAGTATTCTGCCGATCTTTGCCAAAGTGACCAGATTACATCTTCGTACTTTCCTATAAATTCTGAAATGAATAAGCAAATATTTTGGCTTGATAATGTGTTGCAGTGAAGAGTAGCCAGGGATGTGATGAATCTCAAACCGTCTGTGAAATCTACCATTGATGTGTTATCATACATCAATCAAGACTCTCTCCCTATCTTGCCAGCTACCAAATCCACACTGGACTCCAGCATTCAATCATCCGATCCCGTCAACCCCTCTGCCTGCCCCTGGAAATTCCCACCCTACCAGAGCATCTGGCTGAAGCTGGATATGCCACACACATGGTGGGAAAATGGCACCTGGGTTTCTGCAGGCCAAACTGCTTGCCCACAGGACGCGGCTTTCATAGTTTCCTGGGAACTCTTACTGGCAGTGGAGACCATTATTCCTATCAGAGCTGCGACGGGGCTGAAGCTTGTGGATTTGACCTGCACGATGGAAACAGGCCTGCCTGGGAGATGACAGGCAACTACTCCACTCTGCTCTACATTGAGAGGTGAGCATCAAGGTATACATTGGATTTCACAGATTCCGATAAACTTGTAAAAACGTTTAAAACCTACTACTGTTCTTTCTGTCCAACTAGAGTGAAGCAGATCCTGAGGAGCCACAACCCCCAGAAACCACTCTTCCTTtatttgtcccttcaggctgcCCATACACCCTTGCAGGTACCAGACTATTTTCTGCACCAATATGCTTCTCAGAGCAATCGTCTCAGACGCCATTATGCAGCCATGCTGAGCTGCCTGGATGACGGGGTTGGACAAGTGGTCCAGGAACTTAAGACTAGTGGGCTGTACCAAAACTCAGTTCTGATCTATTCATCTGATAATGGCGGTCAACCACTCTCTGGGGGGAGCAATTGGCCCCTGAGAGGAGGTAAAGGCACCTACTGGGAAGGGGGCATCAAGGCTGTAGGATTTGTCCATAGCCCCCTCCTGAAGAGGAAGGGGGTAGTCAGCAAAGCACTGATCCATGTTTCTGACTGGTTTCCAACATTACTGGGGTTAGCTGGGGCCATGAAGTCCAACGATAGCCTGGATGGTCACAATGTGTGGAGAACCATCAGTGAAGGCCTCGTCTCTCCAAGAACTGAAATACTTTTAAACATCGACCCAGTCTCCAGGAAGCCTGGGGAGCCTTATGACAAGGCACTATTCAACGGCTTCGGGATCTGGGACACCGCCGTAAGGGCAGCGATAAGGGCCGGGGACTGGAAACTATTGACAGGGAATGTGGGTGACGGGGACTGGATCCCCCCACAGGCTCTTCCTGATGGGCCAGACCGTTGGCAGCGACTTGAGAAACAACGAAATGAGCCAGGGAAGTCAGTTTGGCTCTTCAATATCACTGCTGATCCATATGAAAGATCAGACCTGGCAGAAGCTCGTCCAGAGGTGGTGAAGCATCTCCTGATCAGACTGGCAAAGTACAACCAGACTGCTGTGACGGCCAGGAATCCTCCAGATGATCCTATGGCTGACCCAGAACTTCATGGAGGGGTTTGGACCCCTTGGCTAGGCCTGGAGGGGCAGGAGGGAGGGAATGGAGAAGATGATGGCAGAAAAGGAAAGATAATGAAGATTAGGCACTGTAAACTATGCAAATTAAAAGCTCTCTTCAAGAAGGTGGGGTCACGCCTGCAGAGAAACACTCTCTTCTAAATTAATCAACAGTATTTGGACTAAAAGGATCATTGAGAC is part of the Labrus bergylta chromosome 10, fLabBer1.1, whole genome shotgun sequence genome and encodes:
- the si:dkey-174i8.1 gene encoding arylsulfatase I, with the protein product MRGGICSVLLLMVEVTLLNVLGCLGKHKSTNDCVGTGEVEGSTPPHLIFIMVDDQGYGDIGYHGSDIHTPVLDRLAEDGVKLENYYVQPICSPSRSQLMTGRYQIHTGLQHSIIRSRQPLCLPLEIPTLPEHLAEAGYATHMVGKWHLGFCRPNCLPTGRGFHSFLGTLTGSGDHYSYQSCDGAEACGFDLHDGNRPAWEMTGNYSTLLYIERVKQILRSHNPQKPLFLYLSLQAAHTPLQVPDYFLHQYASQSNRLRRHYAAMLSCLDDGVGQVVQELKTSGLYQNSVLIYSSDNGGQPLSGGSNWPLRGGKGTYWEGGIKAVGFVHSPLLKRKGVVSKALIHVSDWFPTLLGLAGAMKSNDSLDGHNVWRTISEGLVSPRTEILLNIDPVSRKPGEPYDKALFNGFGIWDTAVRAAIRAGDWKLLTGNVGDGDWIPPQALPDGPDRWQRLEKQRNEPGKSVWLFNITADPYERSDLAEARPEVVKHLLIRLAKYNQTAVTARNPPDDPMADPELHGGVWTPWLGLEGQEGGNGEDDGRKGKIMKIRHCKLCKLKALFKKVGSRLQRNTLF